One segment of Maridesulfovibrio ferrireducens DNA contains the following:
- a CDS encoding outer membrane homotrimeric porin, which produces MKRLVILAILATLVLGMAGTASAVDLEAKGKFQFQANIMDNSDFLAAKRNGAQEDDLNFWFRARTQFRFIANENLMSELYVEYKTRVGGSDSNLTTGSSDRPLGIKRVFLQYRFPETEVLTTAGIFSINLPGAAAGNMVLGDLDAGALVVSAPITDQFAVSVGYVRAYDANSTDNVAYSTTANNRKEELDLFFAALPITIDGFEATPYAMFGLIGEDTFSAVATLPGMTAPGAAAFNKNANAWWAGTSFAMTAFDPIVLKADFVYGSVDANQKRNDRSGWGADLSLAYTGLDFVQPKFVFAYTSGEDDKTSNGSERLPVINNDFAFGTYYFGGSALTSADLDSNNQVGLWTAGLSFEGISFLDKLTHDLHFLYIKGTNDKDLIRNNAGLTNIAADGKFLTTKDQAFEVDFNTNYQIYDELAAIVEFGYIGMDLDKATWEAYNPTRNGKDDAALKFAVGLVYEF; this is translated from the coding sequence ATGAAACGTTTGGTAATTCTCGCCATCCTCGCCACTTTGGTGCTCGGAATGGCTGGTACCGCTTCAGCGGTGGATCTGGAAGCTAAAGGTAAATTCCAGTTCCAGGCTAACATCATGGACAACAGCGATTTTCTCGCTGCTAAACGCAACGGCGCTCAGGAAGATGATCTTAACTTCTGGTTCCGTGCTCGTACACAGTTCCGTTTCATTGCAAACGAAAATTTGATGTCCGAATTGTACGTTGAGTACAAAACCCGCGTAGGTGGATCTGATTCTAACCTCACAACAGGTTCTTCAGACCGTCCTCTCGGTATCAAGCGCGTATTCTTGCAGTACCGCTTCCCTGAAACAGAAGTACTGACAACTGCTGGTATCTTCTCTATCAACCTTCCTGGCGCAGCCGCAGGCAACATGGTTCTTGGTGACCTTGATGCTGGCGCTCTCGTTGTTAGTGCTCCTATCACTGACCAGTTCGCAGTTTCCGTAGGTTACGTTCGTGCATACGATGCTAACTCTACTGATAACGTAGCTTACTCTACAACTGCTAATAACAGAAAAGAAGAACTCGACCTCTTCTTCGCAGCTCTTCCTATCACTATTGATGGTTTTGAAGCTACACCTTACGCTATGTTCGGCTTGATCGGCGAAGACACTTTCTCCGCTGTTGCAACCCTTCCTGGCATGACTGCTCCTGGTGCTGCTGCATTCAACAAGAATGCTAACGCATGGTGGGCTGGTACTTCTTTCGCAATGACAGCATTCGATCCTATCGTACTCAAAGCTGACTTTGTTTACGGTTCTGTTGATGCTAACCAGAAACGCAACGACCGTTCCGGTTGGGGCGCTGACCTTTCTCTTGCTTACACAGGTCTTGATTTCGTACAGCCTAAATTTGTTTTCGCTTACACCTCCGGTGAAGATGACAAAACAAGCAACGGTTCCGAACGTCTTCCTGTAATCAACAATGACTTCGCTTTCGGTACTTACTACTTCGGTGGTTCTGCTCTTACTTCTGCTGACCTTGACTCCAACAATCAGGTTGGTCTCTGGACAGCTGGTCTTTCTTTCGAAGGAATCTCTTTCCTCGACAAACTTACTCATGATCTGCACTTCTTGTACATCAAGGGTACTAACGACAAAGACCTCATCAGAAACAATGCTGGCCTGACCAACATCGCTGCTGATGGCAAATTCCTTACCACTAAAGACCAGGCTTTCGAAGTCGACTTCAACACCAACTACCAGATCTACGACGAACTGGCTGCTATCGTTGAATTCGGTTACATCGGCATGGATCTCGACAAAGCAACATGGGAAGCTTACAATCCCACACGCAATGGTAAAGACGATGCAGCTCTGAAGTTTGCAGTTGGTCTTGTTTACGAATTCTAA
- the uvrC gene encoding excinuclease ABC subunit UvrC, with amino-acid sequence MGFEFINVDYPTSPGVYLMKDSTGLIIYVGKARDLRKRLSSYFRSIQKHTPKTKILVSKIASIDILVTATEKEALLLEASLIKKHRPRYNVVLRDDKQYVLFQLDKRSEYPRLRLTRKVVRDGSVYFGPYTSSFFARETWKILGKVFQLRKCSDSAFKNRVRPCLYYDIGQCLGPCVNFVPREQYMELVKKVEMLLSGKAGDLISDLRHEMERASLELAYEQAAKVRDQIKAISKTIEKQAVVLNDRADIDVIALAESSRGIGLGLLFIRQGRLLDKKDFFWPGLSLEDGDEILHSFISQFYSSTKFIPPKILVPFEFDMYSASEILTERSKSVVRITTPQTSEEKRLLDIARKNASIGAKEKSNEDILDILAAKLNLSAPPQRIECIDASHLGGEGMRVGMVVYEQGKPEKSQYRIYTFPELEYSSDDYAALFHWVLKRIESGAPWADLILIDGGKGQLSSVEKAFSENWQDSAPIPALASIAKGPTRKAGELEDRIFTPGRKNHLPLKGGSPALLYLQRLRDEAHRFVIGKQRKSRKKKALQSEVLSLPGIGPKTARLLWDQYGSVQKMKEATAEELSKVSGIGKVRAKQIYNSFKDIE; translated from the coding sequence ATGGGGTTTGAGTTTATTAATGTCGATTATCCGACATCACCCGGTGTGTATCTGATGAAAGATTCCACTGGTCTTATTATATATGTAGGGAAAGCTCGAGATCTACGTAAACGCCTTTCTTCTTACTTTCGTTCAATTCAAAAACATACTCCCAAAACTAAAATTTTGGTTTCAAAGATAGCGTCTATTGATATTCTTGTTACTGCCACAGAAAAGGAGGCTCTCCTTTTAGAAGCGAGTCTGATAAAAAAGCACAGGCCTCGTTACAATGTGGTTTTGCGGGATGACAAACAATACGTTCTTTTTCAACTTGATAAACGTTCCGAGTATCCCCGTTTACGTTTAACCAGAAAAGTCGTGCGCGACGGATCTGTTTATTTCGGTCCATATACTTCCAGTTTCTTTGCGCGGGAAACTTGGAAAATTCTCGGCAAAGTGTTTCAACTTCGCAAATGCTCTGATTCGGCTTTTAAGAATAGAGTCAGGCCCTGTTTGTATTATGACATTGGGCAGTGTTTAGGCCCTTGTGTTAATTTTGTTCCGAGAGAACAATATATGGAGCTGGTTAAAAAAGTTGAAATGCTTCTATCCGGTAAAGCGGGTGATCTGATTTCAGATTTACGGCATGAAATGGAGAGGGCTTCTTTGGAACTTGCTTATGAACAGGCGGCCAAAGTTCGTGACCAGATTAAGGCAATTAGTAAAACAATCGAAAAACAGGCCGTTGTCCTTAATGATAGAGCTGATATCGATGTAATCGCTCTTGCTGAATCTTCACGGGGAATAGGGCTGGGATTGCTTTTTATTAGACAGGGGCGGTTGCTGGATAAAAAAGATTTTTTTTGGCCCGGATTGAGCCTTGAAGATGGCGATGAAATTTTACACAGCTTTATTTCGCAATTTTATTCTTCCACAAAATTTATTCCACCCAAAATTTTAGTACCGTTTGAATTTGATATGTATAGCGCCTCGGAGATCCTTACCGAACGCAGCAAGTCTGTGGTGCGTATTACCACTCCTCAAACAAGTGAGGAAAAACGGTTACTTGATATTGCCCGGAAAAATGCATCTATAGGCGCAAAAGAAAAAAGTAATGAAGATATTCTGGATATTTTAGCAGCGAAATTAAATCTTTCTGCTCCGCCCCAGCGTATTGAATGTATTGATGCCTCTCATCTTGGCGGGGAAGGAATGCGCGTTGGAATGGTTGTTTACGAGCAAGGTAAGCCTGAAAAATCACAATACCGAATATACACATTCCCGGAACTGGAATATTCTTCAGATGATTATGCCGCGCTTTTTCATTGGGTTTTAAAACGGATTGAATCCGGTGCGCCATGGGCTGATCTGATTTTAATCGATGGCGGTAAGGGACAGCTTTCATCGGTTGAAAAAGCTTTTTCTGAGAATTGGCAGGACTCCGCGCCTATTCCGGCTCTGGCTTCAATAGCTAAAGGTCCGACCCGAAAGGCCGGCGAGCTTGAAGATAGAATCTTTACACCCGGACGAAAAAATCATCTGCCCTTAAAAGGCGGAAGCCCGGCTTTATTGTATTTGCAAAGATTGCGAGATGAAGCTCATAGATTTGTAATTGGAAAACAACGAAAATCACGCAAGAAAAAAGCTCTACAAAGTGAAGTGTTGAGTCTGCCGGGAATCGGTCCCAAAACAGCGCGGTTGCTTTGGGACCAATATGGTTCTGTTCAGAAAATGAAAGAAGCAACTGCCGAGGAACTTTCAAAAGTTTCGGGAATCGGCAAGGTCCGTGCAAAGCAAATTTATAATTCTTTTAAGGATATTGAATAA